One genomic segment of Ictalurus punctatus breed USDA103 chromosome 4, Coco_2.0, whole genome shotgun sequence includes these proteins:
- the bcl9l gene encoding B-cell CLL/lymphoma 9-like protein isoform X1, translating into MHPENNLTNHGKQVTSGAQSHIPSVNQQEQQGSASNLRSKGTGPGNHGVKTSQISPVLKSVSGMMKTKSKRERSISVDAGEQKDTLAPVLESDSKVDGTIRRKRRCVLEKKQPYSGDEWCSGAETEEEEEKPSTTAHKEHVMSCPGQSLSGAVESVSGPGLGCGLGPGLRSDQPSHISQQLVYVFTTSLANSAADAVMHGHTDSILLFHQQNIPRTKLDQQCTGIGKLPSLSEQLSSSSTPPMSTPKSQSGTPRPASVGGVIGGHLTGGNTPSTVQPDSEVTHVHLGNTPSHNNCAASHPLGPGGSGPQRVGAPGCGVDGSGIINHPGTSVSPSANPSVLSVHLQGESSQQGGQGSIEGLSKEQLEHRERSLQTLRDIEKLLLRSGAGAGHGDPGGSNSNPNNGSISNNNTDGYQGLEDEENNSGRAGSSCLSEGVPPIRGIKKHETLQSIISQTQNLSGPCLDDTSIVRHHTLLPHHHLSSPSGLDMGPVLGPEGLTPEQIAWRKLQEEYYQEKRRQQEMNPHTHTQHFRMMSEMGMPGGPHLMMRGPPPPYHSKPGDQQWGPGPIIGGGMGGNLRMMDMHQEGPRGPRFPGQMQRGPPGGGGYPGSPGGVLSMEGIGSQRSPRPGMGWLDDMAPNMAGVGSFHGCYASGGPGGPSQQMHSGMDRPLTREEMFHIMEKRQLQGLRRLDLEQLSRLQQQGGLGGPRMMDNPSGPGFPNPGMGGGPPSRSDPMEFPNSRTMIGSPIGGGGGTLMRDMVDSPLGGNLNINMNMNLNLHQQQHILAQKLREGPGSEMASLEDNTRIRAAPNGRVDANKVMVHGPDVTLQFPNQGPFPGGQGDGPYLHQSGPEMFRSDQQGTPQIGENSRLSHMPMNTGHKADHGPCHPSDLPINVNSIGSPVMPPPHQLKSPPLSQEPSPLMTSPSATGLKSPNQLASTGPPHPPLSSVSGAGTPSATSMKSPQIMGSSLGLRSPSGSPGHHKSPAMPVASPRWTASPKTSLASPGGTSNNKGIGNGGSSSTETGISLPPRSSTSTPSSQTPNMPFTSSPDAPPSQNPLSLIMSQMSKYAMPTSIPLYHDAIKTIATSDDEMPTDRLLLPGANIQGNMANHHSTQMLLSSQGSMGPHSSPQSPTGMALSGNQQLSLDPSGPLLPSPNPIAMPVMMGGGGGHPDGIVPCNMSPMHPPSQMGVFSRMQAPLHSPVGGMGQQYPHPSDDILPSQQMHHLSKGISNQRQPHPPDSFLSMPIGEGPDLSEVIRPTHTGIPEFDLSRIIPADKPSSTLQYFPKSEAMSQLQQTPHQGHLPHQAPSAQLLKQLSSSGPLQSNTPSSNPHIANLQNMMAEQQPPLHPSHCGLRPGIGMTQGGPRSMGPGGGGVMGPGPICHPGHLIGRTGMHQQQQQHHHQQQAMMANSLLHHQPHISQGTMTPQQHPHNLIAQQNMMMQAKQRGIPIPGEHLGQQGVVLSPQGPMMGPPHPQSAMIGSHGIRQRGLSLDSPLGYGPGSMANMPF; encoded by the exons TAGATGGCACAATACGCAGAAAGCGCCGGTGTGTGCTGGAGAAGAAGCAGCCTTATAGTGGAGATGAGTGGTGCTCAGGTGCTGAgactgaggaagaggaggagaaaccCTCCACCACTGCACACA AGGAACATGTGATGTCATGTCCTGGCCAGTCTCTCTCAGGCGCAGTTGAGTCAGTAAGTGGGCCTGGTTTAGGATGTGGCCTTGGTCCAGGTCTACGTTCTGACCAGCCATCTCACATCTCCCAGCAATTAGTGTATGTCTTCACCACTAGCCTAGCCAACAG TGCTGCAGACGCAGTGATGCATGGCCATACAGATTCCATCCTTCTGTTTCACCAGCAAAACATTCCTCGTACCAAATTGGACCAG CAGTGCACTGGTATTGGAAAGCTCCCCAGCCTATCAGAGCAGCTCAGCTCTAGCAGCACCCCTCCCATGAGCACCCCCAAATCTCAAAGTGGTACACCTCGTCCAGCTTCTGTTGGTGGAGTTATTGGGGGTCATCTCACAGGTGGCAATACTCCTTCCACAGTTCAGCCAGACAGCGAGGTAACCCATGTCCATCTGGGGAACACACCCAGTCACAATAACTGTGCAGCATCTCATCCATTAGGACCTGGAGGCTCAGGGCCCCAGCGAGTGGGGGCCCCGGGTTGTGGAGTAGATGGGTCAGGCATTATAAATCACCCTGGTACAAGTGTCTCTCCCAGTGCCAATCCATCAGTGTTGTCTGTGCACCTTCAGGGTGAGTCCAGCCAGCAGGGAGGACAAGGGAGTATCGAAGGACTGTCTAAAGAGCAACTAGAGCATCGTGAGCGTTCTTTGCAGACACTTAGGGACATTGAGAAGCTGCTTCTGCGCAGTGGGGCTGGTGCTGGCCATGGAGACCCAGGAGGCTCAAATAGCAATCCCAACAATGGGTCAATTAGCAACAACAATACTGATGGATACCAAGGGCTTGAGGATGAAGAAAATAATAGTGGGAGGGCTGGCAGCAGCTGTCTTTCTGAGGGTGTTCCCCCTATCCGTGGAATAAAAAAGCACGAGACTCTACAATCTATAATTTCACAAACACAGAACCTCAGTGGGCCTTGTTTGGATGACACTTCGATAGTAAGGCACCATACCTTGCTCCCTCATCACCACCTGTCATCACCTTCAGGACTAGACATGGGGCCTGTACTAGGTCCTGAAGGACTAACACCAGAACAAATAGCTTGGAGGAAGCTGCAGGAGGAATACTATCAGGAGAAGAGGCGGCAACAAGAGATgaatcctcacacacacacccagcattTCCGCATGATGTCTGAGATGGGAATGCCAGGGGGGCCACACCTCATGATGAGAGGTCCCCCACCTCCATATCATAGCAAACCTGGAGACCAGCAGTGGGGACCAGGGCCTATAATTGGAGGAGGGATGGGAGGAAATTTAAGGATGATGGACATGCATCAGGAGGGGCCCCGAGGGCCCAGGTTTCCTGGACAGATGCAGCGAGGACCCCCAGGTGGTGGTGGATACCCAGGAAGCCCAGGTGGAGTTTTATCCATGGAAGGGATAGGGTCTCAAAGATCTCCCAGGCCAGGAATGGGTTGGCTGGATGACATGGCACCGAATATGGCTGGAGTAGGTTCATTTCATGGGTGCTATGCTTCAGGAGGACCTGGTGGACCCTCTCAGCAAATGCACAGTGGTATGGACCGTCCCTTAACACGGGAGGAGATGTTTCACATTATGGAGAAACGTCAGCTACAAGGTCTCCGCAGGTTAGATCTGGAGCAGTTATCAAGGCTGCAGCAACAGGGTGGACTTGGAGGCCCCAGAATGATGGACAACCCCAGTGGACCAGGCTTTCCTAATCCTGGCATGGGAGGAGGTCCTCCTTCACGCAGTGATCCAATGGAATTCCCCAATTCTCGCACTATGATTGGCTCTCCCATTGGTGGTGGGGGTGGCACTTTAATGAGAGATATGGTTGACTCTCCATTAGGGGGAAACCtaaatataaacatgaacatgaacttGAACCTGCATCAGCAGCAACATATATTAGCCCAGAAATTAAGAGAAGGGCCTGGGTCAGAGATGGCAAGCCTTGAGGACAACACCCGTATTAGGGCTGCACCAAATGGCCGGGTTGATGCTAACAAAGTAATGGTCCATGGACCAGATGTAACTCTTCAGTTCCCCAATCAGGGCCCTTTTCCAGGTGGACAAGGAGATGGGCCCTACCTCCATCAATCAGGTCCTGAGATGTTTAGATCCGATCAGCAGGGTACTCCTCAAATTGGTGAAAACTCAAGGCTTAGCCATATGCCTATGAACACTGGTCATAAAGCAGACCATGGGCCATGTCATCCATCTGACCTTCCCATTAATGTCAACTCAATTGGTTCCCCAGTCATGCCCCCACCTCACCAGCTGAAGTCACCTCCCCTTAGCCAAGAACCTTCTCCCCTCATGACCTCTCCCTCTGCTACAGGCCTGAAATCCCCCAACCAGCTAGCATCCACTGGTCCACCACACCCTCCTCTTTCTTCAGTGTCTGGAGCAGGAACACCTTCTGCCACCTCCATGAAGTCCCCTCAAATAATGGGATCATCCCTTGGACTCCGGTCACCATCTGGTTCCCCTGGACATCACAAATCTCCAGCCATGCCTGTTGCATCTCCAAGGTGGACTGCCTCACCCAAGACTTCCCTGGCCAGCCCTGGAGGGACATCTAATAATAAGGGAATAGGTAATGGAGGGAGCAGTTCAACTGAGACAG GTATATCCCTTCCTCCCAGGAGTTCGACCTCAACACCCAGCAGTCAAACTCCCAACATGCCATTCACCTCTTCCCCAGACGCACCTCCCTCCCAGAATCCACTGTCACTTATAATGTCTCAGATGTCCAAGTATGCAATGCCCACTTCCATTCCACTCTATCATGATGCCATCAAGACAATAGCCACTTCTGATGATGAGATGCCAACAGATCGATTGCTCCTTCCTGGAGCCAACATTCAAG GAAATATGGCTAATCACCACTCCACGCAGATGCTCCTGTCTTCTCAAGGTTCAATGGGACCTCACAGTAGCCCTCAAAGCCCCACTGGAATGGCCCTttcaggaaatcagcagttatCTCTTGACCCCTCTGGACCTTTGCTGCCTTCACCTAACCCCATTGCCATGCCAGTAATGATGGGGGGTGGAGGGGGCCATCCAGATGGGATTGTACCTTGTAACATGTCCCCAATGCATCCTCCAAGTCAGATGGGTGTATTCTCGCGTATGCAGGCCCCCCTGCACTCTCCAGTTGGAGGTATGGGGCAGCAGTATCCCCATCCTTCGGATGATATTCTCCCTTCCCAGCAAATGCACCATCTTAGCAAGGGTATATCCAATCAGCGCCAGCCTCACCCACCTGACTCTTTCCTATCCATGCCCATAGGAGAGGGCCCGGACTTGAGTGAGGTGATTAggcccacacacacaggcatccCAGAATTTGACCTGTCTCGAATCATTCCTGCCGACAAGCCCAGCAGTACCCTGCAGTACTTCCCCAAGAGTGAGGCAATGTCACAGCTGCAGCAGACCCCTCACCAAGGGCATCTACCTCATCAGGCTCCTTCAGCACAACTCCTAAAGCAGCTTTCTTCATCTGGTCCCCTTCAGAGCAACACACCCTCCTCCAACCCTCACATTGCTAATCTGCAGAACATGATGGCTGAGCAGCAGCCTCCCCTGCATCCGTCACACTGTGGCTTACGCCCTGGCATAGGGATGACCCAGGGAGGACCCAGAAGTATGGGCCcaggtggaggtggtgtgatgGGGCCTGGGCCAATATGCCATCCAGGTCATCTGATAGGTAGGACAGGTATGCAtcagcaacagcagcaacatCACCACCAGCAGCAGGCCATGATGGCTAACAGCCTCTTACATCACCAGCCCCATATATCACAGGGCACGATGACCCCACAGCAACATCCACACAATCTTATAGCTCAGCAGAACATGATGATGCAAGCTAAGCAGAGGGGTATTCCAATTCCTGGGGAGCACCTTGGCCAGCAAGGGGTTGTCTTGTCCCCTCAGGGGCCCATGATGGGACCCCCACACCCACAGTCAGCCATGATAGGATCCCATGGAATCAGACAGAGGGGCTTGTCATTGGATAGTCCACTGGGCTATGGACCTGGAAGCATGGCAAACATGCCTTTCTGA
- the bcl9l gene encoding B-cell CLL/lymphoma 9-like protein isoform X2, whose protein sequence is MHPENNLTNHGKQVTSGAQSHIPSVNQQEQQGSASNLRSKGTGPGNHGVKTSQISPVLKSVSGMMKTKSKRERSISVDAGEQKDTLAPVLESDSKVDGTIRRKRRCVLEKKQPYSGDEWCSGAETEEEEEKPSTTAHKEHVMSCPGQSLSGAVESVSGPGLGCGLGPGLRSDQPSHISQQLVYVFTTSLANSAADAVMHGHTDSILLFHQQNIPRTKLDQCTGIGKLPSLSEQLSSSSTPPMSTPKSQSGTPRPASVGGVIGGHLTGGNTPSTVQPDSEVTHVHLGNTPSHNNCAASHPLGPGGSGPQRVGAPGCGVDGSGIINHPGTSVSPSANPSVLSVHLQGESSQQGGQGSIEGLSKEQLEHRERSLQTLRDIEKLLLRSGAGAGHGDPGGSNSNPNNGSISNNNTDGYQGLEDEENNSGRAGSSCLSEGVPPIRGIKKHETLQSIISQTQNLSGPCLDDTSIVRHHTLLPHHHLSSPSGLDMGPVLGPEGLTPEQIAWRKLQEEYYQEKRRQQEMNPHTHTQHFRMMSEMGMPGGPHLMMRGPPPPYHSKPGDQQWGPGPIIGGGMGGNLRMMDMHQEGPRGPRFPGQMQRGPPGGGGYPGSPGGVLSMEGIGSQRSPRPGMGWLDDMAPNMAGVGSFHGCYASGGPGGPSQQMHSGMDRPLTREEMFHIMEKRQLQGLRRLDLEQLSRLQQQGGLGGPRMMDNPSGPGFPNPGMGGGPPSRSDPMEFPNSRTMIGSPIGGGGGTLMRDMVDSPLGGNLNINMNMNLNLHQQQHILAQKLREGPGSEMASLEDNTRIRAAPNGRVDANKVMVHGPDVTLQFPNQGPFPGGQGDGPYLHQSGPEMFRSDQQGTPQIGENSRLSHMPMNTGHKADHGPCHPSDLPINVNSIGSPVMPPPHQLKSPPLSQEPSPLMTSPSATGLKSPNQLASTGPPHPPLSSVSGAGTPSATSMKSPQIMGSSLGLRSPSGSPGHHKSPAMPVASPRWTASPKTSLASPGGTSNNKGIGNGGSSSTETGISLPPRSSTSTPSSQTPNMPFTSSPDAPPSQNPLSLIMSQMSKYAMPTSIPLYHDAIKTIATSDDEMPTDRLLLPGANIQGNMANHHSTQMLLSSQGSMGPHSSPQSPTGMALSGNQQLSLDPSGPLLPSPNPIAMPVMMGGGGGHPDGIVPCNMSPMHPPSQMGVFSRMQAPLHSPVGGMGQQYPHPSDDILPSQQMHHLSKGISNQRQPHPPDSFLSMPIGEGPDLSEVIRPTHTGIPEFDLSRIIPADKPSSTLQYFPKSEAMSQLQQTPHQGHLPHQAPSAQLLKQLSSSGPLQSNTPSSNPHIANLQNMMAEQQPPLHPSHCGLRPGIGMTQGGPRSMGPGGGGVMGPGPICHPGHLIGRTGMHQQQQQHHHQQQAMMANSLLHHQPHISQGTMTPQQHPHNLIAQQNMMMQAKQRGIPIPGEHLGQQGVVLSPQGPMMGPPHPQSAMIGSHGIRQRGLSLDSPLGYGPGSMANMPF, encoded by the exons TAGATGGCACAATACGCAGAAAGCGCCGGTGTGTGCTGGAGAAGAAGCAGCCTTATAGTGGAGATGAGTGGTGCTCAGGTGCTGAgactgaggaagaggaggagaaaccCTCCACCACTGCACACA AGGAACATGTGATGTCATGTCCTGGCCAGTCTCTCTCAGGCGCAGTTGAGTCAGTAAGTGGGCCTGGTTTAGGATGTGGCCTTGGTCCAGGTCTACGTTCTGACCAGCCATCTCACATCTCCCAGCAATTAGTGTATGTCTTCACCACTAGCCTAGCCAACAG TGCTGCAGACGCAGTGATGCATGGCCATACAGATTCCATCCTTCTGTTTCACCAGCAAAACATTCCTCGTACCAAATTGGACCAG TGCACTGGTATTGGAAAGCTCCCCAGCCTATCAGAGCAGCTCAGCTCTAGCAGCACCCCTCCCATGAGCACCCCCAAATCTCAAAGTGGTACACCTCGTCCAGCTTCTGTTGGTGGAGTTATTGGGGGTCATCTCACAGGTGGCAATACTCCTTCCACAGTTCAGCCAGACAGCGAGGTAACCCATGTCCATCTGGGGAACACACCCAGTCACAATAACTGTGCAGCATCTCATCCATTAGGACCTGGAGGCTCAGGGCCCCAGCGAGTGGGGGCCCCGGGTTGTGGAGTAGATGGGTCAGGCATTATAAATCACCCTGGTACAAGTGTCTCTCCCAGTGCCAATCCATCAGTGTTGTCTGTGCACCTTCAGGGTGAGTCCAGCCAGCAGGGAGGACAAGGGAGTATCGAAGGACTGTCTAAAGAGCAACTAGAGCATCGTGAGCGTTCTTTGCAGACACTTAGGGACATTGAGAAGCTGCTTCTGCGCAGTGGGGCTGGTGCTGGCCATGGAGACCCAGGAGGCTCAAATAGCAATCCCAACAATGGGTCAATTAGCAACAACAATACTGATGGATACCAAGGGCTTGAGGATGAAGAAAATAATAGTGGGAGGGCTGGCAGCAGCTGTCTTTCTGAGGGTGTTCCCCCTATCCGTGGAATAAAAAAGCACGAGACTCTACAATCTATAATTTCACAAACACAGAACCTCAGTGGGCCTTGTTTGGATGACACTTCGATAGTAAGGCACCATACCTTGCTCCCTCATCACCACCTGTCATCACCTTCAGGACTAGACATGGGGCCTGTACTAGGTCCTGAAGGACTAACACCAGAACAAATAGCTTGGAGGAAGCTGCAGGAGGAATACTATCAGGAGAAGAGGCGGCAACAAGAGATgaatcctcacacacacacccagcattTCCGCATGATGTCTGAGATGGGAATGCCAGGGGGGCCACACCTCATGATGAGAGGTCCCCCACCTCCATATCATAGCAAACCTGGAGACCAGCAGTGGGGACCAGGGCCTATAATTGGAGGAGGGATGGGAGGAAATTTAAGGATGATGGACATGCATCAGGAGGGGCCCCGAGGGCCCAGGTTTCCTGGACAGATGCAGCGAGGACCCCCAGGTGGTGGTGGATACCCAGGAAGCCCAGGTGGAGTTTTATCCATGGAAGGGATAGGGTCTCAAAGATCTCCCAGGCCAGGAATGGGTTGGCTGGATGACATGGCACCGAATATGGCTGGAGTAGGTTCATTTCATGGGTGCTATGCTTCAGGAGGACCTGGTGGACCCTCTCAGCAAATGCACAGTGGTATGGACCGTCCCTTAACACGGGAGGAGATGTTTCACATTATGGAGAAACGTCAGCTACAAGGTCTCCGCAGGTTAGATCTGGAGCAGTTATCAAGGCTGCAGCAACAGGGTGGACTTGGAGGCCCCAGAATGATGGACAACCCCAGTGGACCAGGCTTTCCTAATCCTGGCATGGGAGGAGGTCCTCCTTCACGCAGTGATCCAATGGAATTCCCCAATTCTCGCACTATGATTGGCTCTCCCATTGGTGGTGGGGGTGGCACTTTAATGAGAGATATGGTTGACTCTCCATTAGGGGGAAACCtaaatataaacatgaacatgaacttGAACCTGCATCAGCAGCAACATATATTAGCCCAGAAATTAAGAGAAGGGCCTGGGTCAGAGATGGCAAGCCTTGAGGACAACACCCGTATTAGGGCTGCACCAAATGGCCGGGTTGATGCTAACAAAGTAATGGTCCATGGACCAGATGTAACTCTTCAGTTCCCCAATCAGGGCCCTTTTCCAGGTGGACAAGGAGATGGGCCCTACCTCCATCAATCAGGTCCTGAGATGTTTAGATCCGATCAGCAGGGTACTCCTCAAATTGGTGAAAACTCAAGGCTTAGCCATATGCCTATGAACACTGGTCATAAAGCAGACCATGGGCCATGTCATCCATCTGACCTTCCCATTAATGTCAACTCAATTGGTTCCCCAGTCATGCCCCCACCTCACCAGCTGAAGTCACCTCCCCTTAGCCAAGAACCTTCTCCCCTCATGACCTCTCCCTCTGCTACAGGCCTGAAATCCCCCAACCAGCTAGCATCCACTGGTCCACCACACCCTCCTCTTTCTTCAGTGTCTGGAGCAGGAACACCTTCTGCCACCTCCATGAAGTCCCCTCAAATAATGGGATCATCCCTTGGACTCCGGTCACCATCTGGTTCCCCTGGACATCACAAATCTCCAGCCATGCCTGTTGCATCTCCAAGGTGGACTGCCTCACCCAAGACTTCCCTGGCCAGCCCTGGAGGGACATCTAATAATAAGGGAATAGGTAATGGAGGGAGCAGTTCAACTGAGACAG GTATATCCCTTCCTCCCAGGAGTTCGACCTCAACACCCAGCAGTCAAACTCCCAACATGCCATTCACCTCTTCCCCAGACGCACCTCCCTCCCAGAATCCACTGTCACTTATAATGTCTCAGATGTCCAAGTATGCAATGCCCACTTCCATTCCACTCTATCATGATGCCATCAAGACAATAGCCACTTCTGATGATGAGATGCCAACAGATCGATTGCTCCTTCCTGGAGCCAACATTCAAG GAAATATGGCTAATCACCACTCCACGCAGATGCTCCTGTCTTCTCAAGGTTCAATGGGACCTCACAGTAGCCCTCAAAGCCCCACTGGAATGGCCCTttcaggaaatcagcagttatCTCTTGACCCCTCTGGACCTTTGCTGCCTTCACCTAACCCCATTGCCATGCCAGTAATGATGGGGGGTGGAGGGGGCCATCCAGATGGGATTGTACCTTGTAACATGTCCCCAATGCATCCTCCAAGTCAGATGGGTGTATTCTCGCGTATGCAGGCCCCCCTGCACTCTCCAGTTGGAGGTATGGGGCAGCAGTATCCCCATCCTTCGGATGATATTCTCCCTTCCCAGCAAATGCACCATCTTAGCAAGGGTATATCCAATCAGCGCCAGCCTCACCCACCTGACTCTTTCCTATCCATGCCCATAGGAGAGGGCCCGGACTTGAGTGAGGTGATTAggcccacacacacaggcatccCAGAATTTGACCTGTCTCGAATCATTCCTGCCGACAAGCCCAGCAGTACCCTGCAGTACTTCCCCAAGAGTGAGGCAATGTCACAGCTGCAGCAGACCCCTCACCAAGGGCATCTACCTCATCAGGCTCCTTCAGCACAACTCCTAAAGCAGCTTTCTTCATCTGGTCCCCTTCAGAGCAACACACCCTCCTCCAACCCTCACATTGCTAATCTGCAGAACATGATGGCTGAGCAGCAGCCTCCCCTGCATCCGTCACACTGTGGCTTACGCCCTGGCATAGGGATGACCCAGGGAGGACCCAGAAGTATGGGCCcaggtggaggtggtgtgatgGGGCCTGGGCCAATATGCCATCCAGGTCATCTGATAGGTAGGACAGGTATGCAtcagcaacagcagcaacatCACCACCAGCAGCAGGCCATGATGGCTAACAGCCTCTTACATCACCAGCCCCATATATCACAGGGCACGATGACCCCACAGCAACATCCACACAATCTTATAGCTCAGCAGAACATGATGATGCAAGCTAAGCAGAGGGGTATTCCAATTCCTGGGGAGCACCTTGGCCAGCAAGGGGTTGTCTTGTCCCCTCAGGGGCCCATGATGGGACCCCCACACCCACAGTCAGCCATGATAGGATCCCATGGAATCAGACAGAGGGGCTTGTCATTGGATAGTCCACTGGGCTATGGACCTGGAAGCATGGCAAACATGCCTTTCTGA